From one Rhopalosiphum padi isolate XX-2018 chromosome 2, ASM2088224v1, whole genome shotgun sequence genomic stretch:
- the LOC132919001 gene encoding uncharacterized protein LOC132919001 — MPRERRANIGRRTRHASQQQVYSRNLREERQNIIRENDRLRHRVSTRRSLASYNRLAFQYDPTANYSDDENLDIGRMTTICRYCNAVKFKRETVGLCCASGKVKLDPLLTPPQPLKTLFDGSDPDSSHFLQHILEYNNCFRMTSFGANIIREGGFMPTCKIQGQIYHLHGSMVPTPDEPHQFLQIYFISSMVDQLNVRCNIQGAQQLKRRIIEQLQAFFHANNAVVNMFKTALERMPSDTHKFVIRADCTPTGEHVRRFNAPTVNDVAAIIVGDPTKSRDIVVQRRSNIMHRVNETHRLYDALQYPIIYWQGQDGYDITLKMVDPITGVSTNNKNLSAMNYYAYRMMIRTHEENVILKCGRLFQQFAVDMYVKVETERLAFIRFNQPKLRSEDYIHLRDAIHSDGDVQNIGRLTILPSTYIGSPRHMHEYAQDAMTYVRNYGTPDLFITVTCNPKWTEIERELEPGQKPQDRHDIIARVFQQKLKVMMDVLTKYRVFGDTRCYMYSVEWQKRGLPHAHILIWLLNKLHSNEVDDIISAEIPDPVTDPRLHDIVTSQMVHGPCGALNPLSPCMADGKCTKRYPRPLVAETVTGNDGYPVYRRRSKEDNGRTIKVKVQNQEIEIGNEFIVPYCPLLSRIFETHANVESCHSAKSIKYLCKYVTKGSDMAVFGIASENVNDEISNFQMGRYQCIWKMAKEFTSLRLMRHNELRDHHRQR, encoded by the exons ATGCCTAGAGAACGACGTGCGAACATCGGCCGCCGCACAAGACATGCAAGCCAGCAACAAGTCTATTCAAGGAACTTAAGAGAAgaaagacaaaatataataagagaaaATGACCGATTGAGACATCGCGTGAGCACACGAAGATCATTGGCATCATACAATCGCTTGGCATTCCAATATGATCCCACTGCGAACTACAGTGATGATGAAAATTTGGATATTGGACGAATGACGACTATATGCCGATATTGCAATGCGGTAAAGTTCAAAAGAGAAACGGTTGGATTGTGCTGCGCAAGTGGAAAAGTCAAACTGGATCCATTACTTACACCACCACAGCCACTGAAAACATTGTTTGATGGAAGTGATCCCGATTCCAGCCATTTTCTTCAACACATCCTTGAATACAATAACTGCTTTCGCATGACTTCCTTTGGAGCTAATATCATTCGAGAAGGCGGCTTCATGCCGACTTGCAAG ATACAAGGTCAAATATATCATTTGCATGGTTCAATGGTGCCAACACCAGATGAACCGCATCAATTTctgcaaatatatttcatttcgtCGATGGTGGATCAGCTGAACGTGCGGTGCAATATACAGGGAGCACAACAGTTAAAGAGACGAATTATTGAACAGTTGCAAGCATTTTTTCACGCTAATAATGCTGTGGTTAATATGTTCAAAACAGCATTGGAACGAATGCCATCGGATACGCACAAATTTGTCATAAGAGCGGATTGTACTCCGACAGGTGAACATGTGCGAAGATTCAATGCACCCACCGTTAATGATGTTGCTGCAATTATTGTTGGCGATCCAACTAAATCACGAGACATTGTCGTTCAGCGAAGAAGCAATATCATGCATCGTGTAAACGAGACACATCGTTTGTACGATGCGTTACAATATCCAATCATTTATTGGCAAGGGCAAGACGGATACGACATCACGTTGAAGATGGTCGATCCAATTACAG GAGTatcaacgaataataaaaatctaagcgCAATGAATTACTATGCGTATCGTATGATGATTCGTACACATGAGGAGAATGTCATTCTGAAGTGCGGTCGGCTATTCCAGCAATTCGCTGTTGACATGTATGTCAAAGTCGAGACCGAACGTTTAGCGTTCATCAGATTCAATCAGCCAAAGCTACGATCTGAGGACTATATACACTTGCGTGATGCTATTCATTCAGATGGTGATGTTCAGAATATTGGACGACTGACGATTCTCCCATCAACTTATATCGGAAGCCCACGCCACATGCACGAATACGCTCAAGACGCTATGACGTACGTGCGAAATTATGGAACTCCGGATTTATTTATTACGGTCACATGCAATCCGAAGTGGACGGAAATTGAACGCGAGTTGGAACCGGGTCAAAAACCGCAAGATCGCCATGACATAATCGCCAGAGTATTTCAGCAAAAACTCAAGGTTATGATGGATGTGCTTACTAAGTATCGAGTTTTTGGTGACACACGTTGTTATATGTACTCGGTGGAATGGCAGAAGCGTGGACTACCGCATGCTCATATCCTAATTTGGTTGCTGAACAAATTACATTCAAATGAAGTGGATGACATCATATCAGCTGAAATTCCTGATCCAGTCACTGATCCCCGTCTACACGACATTGTGACGTCACAGATGGTGCATGGACCGTGCGGTGCATTAAATCCATTATCGCCTTGCATGGCTGATGGAAAGTGCACAAAACGATATCCGCGACCGTTAGTTGCTGAAACAGTCACAGGGAACGATGGATATCCAGTTTATCGTCGGCGTTCAAAAGAAGATAACGGTCGAACTATCAAAGTTAAAGTTCAAAATCAAGAGATTGAGATCGGAAATGAATTCATTGTACCATATTGCCCGCTGCTATCACGAATTTTCGAAACACATGCAAACGTTGAGAGTTGTCATTCGGccaaatcaatcaaatatttgtgCAAGTACGTCACAAAAGGCAGCGACATGGCTGTGTTTGGTATTGCGTCGGAAAATGTGAATGACGAAATCAGCAACTTCCAAATGGGCAGATAC CAGTGCATTTGGAAAATGGCCAAAGAGTTTACTTCACTGAGGCTAATGCGGCACAACGAGCTGAGAGACCACCATCGACAACGTTGA